Proteins encoded by one window of Brachyspira sp. SAP_772:
- a CDS encoding YbaB/EbfC family nucleoid-associated protein: MGDNSIKYSSPGNLISFEINKNYSISNFNVDESLLDKNQKELLEEMIVSSMNDA; encoded by the coding sequence ATGGGCGATAATTCTATAAAATATAGTTCACCTGGCAATTTAATTTCATTTGARATTAACAAAAATTATAGTATATCAAATTTCAATGTAGATGAAAGTCTTTTAGATAAAAACCAAAAAGAGCTTTTGGAAGAGATGATTGTATCTAGCATGAATGATGC